From the Rhea pennata isolate bPtePen1 chromosome 1, bPtePen1.pri, whole genome shotgun sequence genome, the window CCAGCCTAGGGGAAAAGTAATGCCTTACTTGAGCAAAGATAGCAACAACTACATGGTACTGATTCCCAGTCATTTTTAAGTTAGCAGTACTGGctgctccctccccagcccacTCACCTCGCTCTCTATCTGCTGCTTAAGTGCCAGCTGTTGCTCTTTATGCTGGTTGGCTCGACTAACCTGTTCTTCAATGCCTGACAAGACAACTTCACAGCCTTGGCACCTGTAGAGAAGATGTAAGACTGAACAGGCCAGGTATATTTGCacagcacagaataaaaagtgaaagacaACAGATTTCAACTCTAGAGGCCAACAAGACTGCAAGGTGATGACTAAACCAGGCAGGGAAGACCCAGGAGCAGCAGTCTCACGTGCTAATGTAGTGACACTATTACATGGCAGAAGGGCAGAGGACAAATAAAGTGACACTAGATTAGAAGCTATACAGACGAATACTCAGGAAGTCTCTTGCCAGAAGCCATAACTGTGCAGAGGTTGCTGAGCTGTCATCACCCCTCCAGAAGCAAACAGAGgaattgaaaaattattttcctttgaagtaaGGGAAATGCGATTGGGTAGACCACCTCAAAACCCTCCTCCCTTCAAAGAGGCACAGAGAATCTGGGGAAGCTCCTGACGACTCCTTTAACCTTTTTAGGTGCTATTATGGGGGGCTTCCTCCTCACCACTCCTGTAAGGTGCGGGTGATGGTGCTTAGTTCCTCCCTCCGGATGTCCCGCCCAATACTGTAATCCACCTCCAGGCGCTGGTTCCGCTGGTCCAGGCTTCCACGCAGCACATCTGCATACACAGCCTCAATCACGAGGTCCTCCAGCTGCCGAACATTCTTCAGCTGTAACTGTTCCAGCAGCACTGAATAAGGGATGCACTGTGGAAACACGAAGGTAACTAGTATGAGGCAATCCCAGTGGAAGAAGGACTGTGAGGAAAAATATGGCCATTACCTTGATCTTGGCAGCCAGAGTAACAACTGACAGGTGTCTCAGTTTGTTCTTCTGAGCCTCTGTCAAAGGAGGGAGGTTTGCTGCCTCAGCTATTCTCAAAACAAAGAGGAGGATATTAGACTATATAAATCCCAATTTTCATCTCCCATTGCTGCAAGACAAGCATCTACACCATGCCTATTTCCTAAGCCTTCACAATACCAATCCACCCCAGCAATGCTTTGCCCTGACAAGCCACCACTGGTAATTTACAGCTCTGAAGACTTTTTCTGAGCCCTCTTTCCTCCCCGTGGCCTCCAGTCGGTTTGATGTCGTACTTATAGAGGCCTACACACCTCCACAGGCACCTAGGCCTCCCTCTCACCCCCTAACAATATCTTCCTCAAGATGTTCTTGCAGATGCAACAAATTGGAGTGTACATGGTGTTATTCATGAAGGAAACCCAAACCCACGCAGGGCCACGCTCACCCAGGTAGTCCGCGTATGTCCCGTAGGCGAAGATGGTCAGCAGGCGCAAGACGGGCGCGAACTCGCTGTCGGCCAGCTGCAGTCAAGAGCAGAGGGTCACCTCGCGCcagggccgccccgcggcgccgccgccgccgccgccaccgccgggCTCACCTCTCGCACGGCGGGCATGTCCAGCAGCTCCCCGAAGACGTAGATGCCCGGCGCCTCCAGCACCTGGTGGATGAGGCTGGCgagggcggcgccgcgggcagccTTGGCCAGCAGCAAAAActgctcctggctctgccccGTCACCTTGCCCTCCGCCGCCA encodes:
- the COPS7A gene encoding COP9 signalosome complex subunit 7a, which encodes MAAEGKVTGQSQEQFLLLAKAARGAALASLIHQVLEAPGIYVFGELLDMPAVRELADSEFAPVLRLLTIFAYGTYADYLAEAANLPPLTEAQKNKLRHLSVVTLAAKIKCIPYSVLLEQLQLKNVRQLEDLVIEAVYADVLRGSLDQRNQRLEVDYSIGRDIRREELSTITRTLQEWCQGCEVVLSGIEEQVSRANQHKEQQLALKQQIESEVANLKKTIKVTTAAAAAATSQDPEQHLTELRDPAPGTNQRQASKKTSKAKGLRGSAKIWSKSN